In one window of Pseudorasbora parva isolate DD20220531a chromosome 7, ASM2467924v1, whole genome shotgun sequence DNA:
- the setd2 gene encoding histone-lysine N-methyltransferase SETD2 has translation MDALLNPDLREDVKDCSIKVESLPKQVIFKGLAPRVVLTNHLLPKGTKAKVNLEEQGRQKVSFSFTQTKKPRQNVFLAPPSPEKSASEHCSPLQAGAVPTSDLAGQTDEIKNVDTNTPAVGETQTAPTPVSFPLKSKHVPGKMHFKKQFLSVTVVEDNSIVSIASTEISETVVPPESDKIRSSANFETETLVQHSHKNSVIDSSSENVVKEENPQEKLDSCLKGPVSSHIGKGDMDSSIVSEHEENRKSQPRSDSTLPGSESDGDSIRTSSSQKSRDLRNQTKSESQRNEEKKSSNSKTEELEKPRPDRKDEKGSSRSKSERDSRHTSSRSSRSDRDRRRTKSRSRSRSRGCRTSSYSRSERSRSERQSRSHYHDSERRFSRSSPHRERRSSRSRTDGRCRDSSDSEDDHRRTRTRGSDSSRSSTYSSSQKESKSSTHSRSRRDSKPTDCSRSSESDKRTPHSKSERSNLKAGESESNRKSSPEAEAVHRKSSAHSKSEINTKTSNSNRATSSRTSEKKVHKNSSDSDEEHRKKQQSQGSDRSSGSRTSSSKKTDSTDHKTLNNVTGAERQSTDRLSNNTKQPELVPSPVTPQKECSKIDDNCTLPKSNCSSQQMHEATHKINLLETNQLTEHQPPNQDLSSLEKCTDIPESHKTTESFESTSTTSRSLEVRSSTEADKPGMKDEIPIQSEALTEGPAELFCVGHSPSKDSVGSMADPLSLSVKELPAGGCMKFNTKSDGTSLIISNIGMPVTQSAPLCEKDSELLSENYEQHSGKKDSSAKKSRWDIVGQVTSEYQSPTKIVNPDVKRVILVKQIEFNNDINPDESCTQKQDSGLPSEKSVEGQILDKTSVDSHHKIISHTFDLENQCTHSELVHQTVEINQSTSAAVVHGLPLNCRSTSKEKINVDKPKPETQNLDSLNHDGKCHSEDSESDESDSDSDDERVSLKRLHSVVVVPKNSTIALETNDLTQPSPGSSVFSGQQLTDTHGSINREFTYGFKDQSKLEESSAALFKAGAQAAISDVKGVSYQSQSNMVDSTSHSEATSAHVDKSWSAQERPNVCAQINQASIQTCRRPESDHHQYHDRPDSWNGRKGGKQHYGTSNDFSGVKGYCFAWDNNHSEQPSSTFQQPDSSHGTERPSQPGIALFDNVHRQDPWAQSAISVTSRPVNTHVPFQYQNSFNQIHPDSLTNDHDYDSERRVVGLKQGSVLSADLPGSSPFVQAHEISSNCIFTTENQNISEAPRIDNQKPHRGRGPPKKRRQDFESESDNEAEAGLTSKRDSLDESSRFVKDSKESFHQIQEVQRPTLSLKDFVDPSVWRDKAKQKKMPPYFDLIEENLYLTERKKNKSHRDIKRMQCECAMLSREERGRGIMACGEDCLNRLLMIECSSRCLNGAYCSNRRFQMKQHADFEVILTESKGWGLRAAKDLQPNTFVLEYCGEVLDHREFKTRVKEYARNKNIHYYFMALKNNEIIDATLKGNCSRFMNHSCEPNCETQKWTVNGQLRVGFFTTKAVTAGTELTFDYQFQRYGKEAQKCFCGAPSCRGLIGGETRVSVRAAGGKKQRERSRKKDTDSALTTLDEELEALQENGEGLCGEKDVIALCRLMVRVETMEQRLTCLKLIQNTQNPLCLKQFLDHHGLSLLWIFMVELSEAKSNSINNIKLQLEIMKALAVLPISTKNMLEESRVLQFIQRWAQSRPLSQPAEQDGYSSESTSRAQTPLNTPDGPPTKLTTELDGDTPKRAVYRRLKIISENSLDSALSDASKASDGKEEEEEEEEEMEEEPSQLEATVEREVKVESVEAPSENQAELEAGLKQEPPETVEITLSIPEATGNEGETLERQEPEENLLCKPEENNLLCKPEENNLLCKPEEDLPCKPEEDLPCKPEEDLPCKPEENLLCKPEEKVLCKPEEQQLSKSEGQLEDEKMVEETKSQEPTEIQTESAIVEDVPSVTDTTSAQDVSNDVVAAMETPITETQVENASSEQCSSEENESHSTAEITPTQPSEVVMESVNSESAAVAIESTPTESVSVETIPPGSTAVSTENTPSEAVVATESADASALAIVAVPAEGAAVGTPSQDEEEGVSDVESERSQEPQVRASDISDMAARLLDSWKDLKEVYRIPKKSQVEKEPNDRSRDREALMTPRTPSSSREREREREKERDRDRDRERDRDWERERERDWDRDRERERDGERSSLRSADRKRRRGSTSPLPPSAYERGRRNDDRYEQANSSKKKLHTKESRNKLSTEERRKIFEQEMAQREAQKQQQQQQQQQQQQQQQQQQQQQQQQQQQQLQTLAFNPLAYASSPGFMGYPPGYPIQTYVDPTNPNAGKVLLPTPAVEPLCVTPTAGSFEQTPTQPIISDLGLASPSSSTATQAGPASSLAHIPVSLELSSGTQTQQFVQPAVPAQDPSVAILSVPAQTANAQVPSQQGYTTIWDPNTQQAVTVQTQPTQQYSTTAQPQTAIYYQGQPCQTIYSIPAGYPQTSTPVIQTYAEPAPNYLHGQQVYTGHQQGVVVQQGGTVTTIVTSQTVQQEMIVPNSIIDLPPPSPPKPKTIILPPSWKVARDPEGRIYYYHIITRQTQWDPPSWDGTTEEASIEHEAEMDLGTPTYDENPSKFSTKTAEADTSSELAKKSKEVFRKEMSQFIVQCLNPYRKPDCKLGRIINTEDFKHLARKLTHGVMNKELKSCKNPEDLECNENVKHKTKEYIKKYMQKFGSVYRPKEDTELD, from the exons AGAAGATGTAAAAGATTGTTCG ATCAAGGTTGAAAGCCTCCCGAAGCAAGTCATATTCAAAGGCCTTGCACCCAGGGTCGTATTGACAAACCATCTCCTGCCTAAAGGAACCAAGGCGAAGGTAAACCTTGAGGAACAGGGTCGCCAGAAGGTCTCCTTTAGCTTTACACAGACAAAGAAACCacgtcaaaatgtatttttagccCCGCCAAGCCCAGAGAAATCTGCAAGTGAACATTGTTCTCCACTGCAAGCTGGAGCTGTACCTACTTCAGATCTAGCAGGACAGACTGATGAAATCAAGAATGTGGACACAAATACTCCAGCAGTGGGGGAGACACAGACTGCACCCACTCCAGTATCCTTCCCACTTAAATCAAAACATGTTCCTGGAAAGATGCATTTTAAGAAACAGTTTCTCAGCGTCACTGTTGTTGAGGATAACTCCATTGTCAGCATTGCCTCAACAGAGATTTCAGAGACGGTAGTCCCACCCGAGTCAGACAAAATTAGATCTTCAGCCAATTTTGAAACTGAAACCTTGGTGCAACACTCTCACAAGAACTCTGTCATTGATAGTTCCTCTGAAAATGTTGTCAAAGAGGAAAACCCTCAGGAGAAATTAGACTCATGCCTTAAAGGTCCTGTTTCTTCCCATATTGGGAAGGGAGATATGGATTCTTCTATTGTTTCTGAGCATGAGGAAAACAGAAAATCTCAGCCCCGATCAGACAGCACACTTCCAGGTTCAGAGTCTGATGGGGATTCAATTCGGACATCATCTAGCCAGAAATCTAGAGACCTCAGAAATCAAACAAAATCGGAATCCCAGAGAAATGAAGAAAAGAAATCCTCTAATTCCAAAACAGAGGAATTAGAAAAACCAAGGCCTGATAGGAAAGATGAAAAGGGGTCGAGTCGGTCAAAGTCTGAGCGTGACTCCAGGCACACGTCTTCAAGATCTTCTCGTTCTGACAGAGACAGAAGAAGGACCAAAAGTCGTTCACGGTCTAGATCTCGAGGCTGTCGAACTAGTTCTTATTCCAGATCTGAAAGGTCAAGGAGTGAGAGACAGTCAAGGTCACATTACCATGATTCTGAGCGGAGGTTTAGTAGAAGTTCTCCTCATCGTGAAAGGAGAAGCTCGCGTTCTCGTACTGATGGCAGGTGTCGTGACAGCTCTGACTCAGAGGATGACCACCGGCGGACAAGGACTCGAGGTAGTGACTCAAGCCGATCCTCTACGTACTCTAGCTCGCAAAAAGAATCGAAATCATCCACTCACTCCAGATCCCGCAGGGACTCAAAACCCACAGATTGTTCTCGATCATCTGAGTCAGACAAAAGAACACCGCATTCAAAATCAGAACGATCTAATTTAAAAGCTGGTGAATCCGAGTCCAATAGAAAGAGCTCTCCTGAAGCAGAAGCAGTTCACAGGAAATCCAGTGCCCACTCAAAATCAGAAATTAATACTAAAACCTCAAATTCCAACCGAGCTACCTCATCAAGAACATCTGAGAAAAAGGTCCATAAAAACAGCTCTGACTCTGATGAGGAGCatagaaaaaaacaacagtcACAAGGATCGGACAGGTCATCTGGGTCTCGCACTTCATCATCCAAAAAAACTGACTCAACAGATCACAAGACTTTAAATAATGTTACTGGAGCAGAGAGACAATCAACAGACAGATTAAGTAATaacacaaagcagccagagTTAGTCCCCAGTCCAGTTACTCCTCAAAAGGAATGCAGCAAAATTGATGACAACTGTACTCTGCCTAAATCTAATTGCAGTTCTCAACAGATGCATGAAGCTACACACAAAATTAATTTGTTAGAAACAAATCAACTAACTGAGCATCAACCTCCAAACCAAGATCTTAGTAGTCTGGAAAAGTGCACAGATATTCCAGAGAGTCACAAGACAACTGAAAGTTTTGAATCCACTTCCACAACAAGTAGAAGCCTTGAAGTAAGAAGTTCCACTGAGGCTGATAAACCTGGAATGAAAGATGAGATTCCAATCCAAAGCGAGGCTCTGACGGAAGGACCAGCTGAATTATTTTGTGTAGGCCACTCTCCCAGTAAGGATTCAGTAGGATCAATGGCAGACcctctttctctttctgtgAAAGAATTACCAGCTGGAGGATGCATGAAATTTAACACTAAATCAGATGGGACATCGCTAATCATTAGTAACATCGGTATGCCTGTCACACAGAGTGCTCCGCTTTGTGAAAAAGATTCTGAACTGCTTAGTGAGAATTATGAACAACACAGTGGGAAAAAGGATAGTAGTGCTAAAAAATCCAGATGGGATATTGTTGGTCAAGTTACTTCAGAATATCAAAGCCCTACGAAAATAGTGAATCCAGATGTGAAAAGGGTAATTTTAGTAAAACAAATAGAGTTCAACAATGATATTAACCCTGATGAATCTTGTACACAGAAACAGGACTCTGGATTACCATCTGAGAAATCTGTAGAAGGACAAATACTAGACAAAACCTCAGTTGACTCTCATCACAAAATAATTTCCCACACGTTTGACCTTGAAAACCAATGTACCCATAGTGAACTAGTACATCAGACTGTTGAAATTAATCAGTCAACAAGTGCTGCGGTTGTTCATGGTCTTCCCCTTAATTGCCGTTCGACTAGTAAAGAGAAAATTAATGTAGACAAACCTAAGCCTGAAACTCAAAACCTTGATTCCTTAAACCATGATGGTAAATGCCACAGTGAGGACAGTGAGAGTGACGAATCAGACTCTGATTCAGATGATGAGCGGGTCTCCTTAAAGCGGTTGCACTCTGTGGTGGTTGTGCCAAAAAATTCAACCATTGCTCTTGAGACAAATGACTTGACTCAACCGTCTCCTGGGTCCTCAGTGTTTTCGGGCCAGCAACTGACTGATACACATGGAAGCATTAATAGGGAATTTACTTATGGCTTTAAAGATCAGTCAAAGCTTGAGGAATCATCAGCTGCACTTTTTAAGGCCGGTGCACAAGCTGCAATTTCAGATGTTAAAGGTGTTTCCTACCAATCGCAGAGCAACATGGTTGATAGCACCAGTCATTCGGAGGCTACCAGTGCTCATGTGGACAAGAGTTGGAGTGCCCAAGAAAGACCAAATGTCTGTGCCCAGATAAACCAAGCCTCTATTCAGACTTGCAGGCGACCTGAGTCAGATCACCATCAGTACCATGATAGACCAGATAGCTGGAATGGAAGGAAGGGTGGAAAGCAGCACTATGGGACCTCAAATGACTTCAGCGGTGTGAAGGGTTATTGCTTTGCCTGGGACAACAACCATTCAGAACAGCCCAGCAGTACATTTCAGCAACCGGACAGCAGTCATGGCACCGAACGCCCGTCTCAGCCAGGAATTGCTCTGTTTGATAACGTTCACAGACAAGATCCATGGGCTCAGTCTGCCATCTCTGTAACCAGCAGACCAGTCAATACACATGTGCCTTTTCAGTATCAGAATTCATTTAACCAAATCCATCCAGACTCTCTGACTAATGACCATGATTACGATAGTGAGAGAAGAGTAGTAGGTCTCAAACAAGGGTCTGTGCTGTCTGCTGATCTTCCAGGATCATCCCCATTTGTTCAAGCCCATGAGATAAGTAGCAATTGCATCTTCACTACAGAAAATCAGAACATCTCAGAAGCCCCTAGAATAGACAACCAAAAGCCTCATCGAGGTAGGGGCCCACCTAAGAAGAGACGTCAAGATTTTGAATCTGAATCCGATAATGAGGCAGAGGCCGGTCTGACCAGTAAAAGAGATAGTTTGGATGAGAGCTCAAGGTTCGTGAAAGACAGTAAGGAATCTTTCCATCAAATTCAAGAGGTGCAGCGCCCAACGCTCAGTCTAAAAGACTTTGTGGATCCATCTGTGTGGAGGGACAAGGCAAAGCAGAAAAAAATGCCACCCTACTTTGACCTCATCGAAGAAAATTTGTATCTGACAGAACG CAAGAAGAATAAGTCTCATCGTGACATCAAGCGTATGCAGTGTGAGTGTGCTATGCTCTCAAGAGAAGAGCGAGGCCGAGGGATAATGGCATGTGGGGAGGATTGCCTCAATCGCTTGCTGATGATTGAATG CTCTTCCCGGTGTTTAAATGGAGCATACTGCTCCAACCGGCGCTTCCAAATGAAACAGCATGCAGACTTTGAGGTAATTTTGACAGAGAGCAAAGGTTGGGGCTTACGAGCAGCCAAAGACCTACAGCC GAACACCTTTGTTTTAGAATATTGCGGAGAAGTTTTGGATCACCGGGAATTTAAAACAAGGGTGAAAGAGTACGCTCGAAACAAGAACATTCACTATTATTTCATGGCTTTGAAAAACAATGAG ATCATTGACGCTACTTTGAAAGGAAACTGTTCCCGTTTCATGAATCATAGCTGTGAACCAAATTGTGAAACTCAGAAA TGGACTGTGAATGGCCAGCTCCGTGTTGGCTTCTTCACCACCAAAGCTGTGACAGCTGGAACAGAGCTCACCTTCGATTATCAGTTCCAAAGATATGG TAAAGAGGCTCAGAAGTGTTTCTGTGGAGCTCCTAGCTGTCGGGGTTTAATTGGTGGAGAGACTCGGGTCAGTGTCCGAGCAGCAGGTGGAAAGAAACAGAGGGAACGCTCACGGAAGAAAGACACTGACAGTGCACTTACCACG TTGGATGAGGAGCTGGAGGCTTTGCAGGAGAATGGAGAAGGTTTATGTGGAGAGAAGGATGTGATCGCACTCTGCAGACTCATGGTGCGAGTGGAGACGATGGAGCAGCGACTCACCTGCCTTAAACTGATCCAG AATACCCAGAATCCCTTGTGCCTGAAGCAGTTTTTGGATCACCACGGCCTCTCGCTGCTGTGGATATTTATGGTTGAACTTTCTGAGGCTAAGAGCAACtctataaacaacattaaactACAGTTGGAG ATAATGAAGGCTCTGGCAGTGCTTCCCATCTCAACGAAGAACATGCTGGAGGAGAGCCGAGTGTTGCAGTTTATCCAGCGCTGGGCTCAAAGCCGGCCACTCAGCCAACCGGCTGAACAGGATGGCTACTCCAGTGAGAGCACCTCCCGTGCCCAAACACCCCTCAACACCCCTGATGGTCCACCGACTAAACTGACCACTGAGCTGGACGGGGACACTCCCAAGCGAGCAGTCTATCGTAGGTTGAAGATCATCAGTGAGAACAGTCTGGacagtgcactgtctgatgctAGTAAAGCTTCAGATGgaaaagaagaagaggaggaggaagaggaagagatgGAGGAAGAGCCTTCACAGTTGGAAGCCACAGTTGAAAGGGAGGTGAAAGTAGAAAGCGTTGAAGCACCTTCTGAGAATCAAGCTGAGCTTGAGGCCGGATTGAAACAGGAACCCCCTGAAACTGTAGAAATAACACTTTCAATACCAGAAGCCACTGGCAATGAGGGAGAGACACTTGAAAGGCAAGAACCTGAAGAAAATCTCCTCTGTAAACCTGAAGAAAACAACCTCCTCTGTAAACCTGAAGAAAACAACCTCCTCTGTAAGCCTGAAGAAGACCTCCCTTGTAAGCCTGAAGAAGACCTCCCTTGTAAGCCTGAAGAAGACCTCCCCTGTAAACCTGAAGAAAACCTCCTCTGTAAACCTGAAGAGAAAGTCCTCTGTAAGCCTGAAGAACAACAACTTAGTAAGTCGGAAGGACAACTAGAAGATGAGAAGATGGTGGAAGAAACCAAGAGTCAGGAGCCAACAGAGATCCAGACAGAGTCAGCGATAGTTGAAGATGTCCCTTCAGTCACAGACACCACATCTGCACAAGATGTAAGTAACGATGTAGTTGCTGCTATGGAAACTCCTATCACTGAGACCCAGGTGGAGAATGCATCTTCTGAGCAGTGCAGTTCTGAAGAGAATGAAAGTCACAGCACTGCAGAAATCACACCCACCCAACCATCAGAGGTTGTAATGGAGAGTGTAAACTCTGAATCTGCAGCTGTTGCCATAGAGAGCACACCTACAGAATCTGTCTCTGTGGAGACCATTCCTCCTGGTTCTACTGCTGTCTCTACTGAAAACACACCATCAGAGGCTGTCGTAGCCACAGAGTCTGCAGATGCATCGGCCCTGGCTATTGTGGCTGTTCCAGCTGAGGGCGCTGCAGTGGGGACGCCTTCTCAAGATGAGGAGGAAGGCGTTTCTGATGTCGAAAGTGAACGCAGTCAGGAGCCACAAGTTCGGGCTTCTGATATCAGTGACATGGCCGCCCGGCTGCTGGACAGTTGGAAAGACTTAAAG GAGGTTTACAGGATACCAAAGAAGAGCCAGGTTGAAAAAGAGCCAAATG ATCGCAGTCGTGATCGGGAAGCCCTGATGACACCTCGCACTCCTTCAAGcagtcgagagagagagcgagaaagaGAGAAGGAGCGTGACCGGGATCGGGATCGAGAACGGGACAGAGATTGGGAACGTGAACGTGAGCGGGACTGGGACCGTGATCGGGAAAGGGAGAGGGATGGAGAGAGATCGTCCCTTCGCAGTGCAGATAGGAAAAGACGACGAGGCTCCACCTCCCCTCTTCCTCCTTCAGCCTATGAGAGGGGCCGCAGAAACGATGACCG TTATGAGCAAGCCAACAGCAGCAAGAAGAAGCTCCACACCAAGGAGTCTCGTAACAAGCTGTCCACGGAAGAACGAAGAAAGATCTTTGAGCAGGAAATGGCTCAGAGGGAGGCCcagaaacaacaacagcagcagcagcagcaacaacaacaacaacagcagcaacagcagcagcagcagcaacaacaacaacagcagcagcaattaCAGACACTCGCATTTAACCCACTGGCTTATGCCTCCAGTCCAGGCTTCATGGGCTACCCGCCTGGATACCCTATCCAGACCTATGTGGATCCCACCAATCCCAATGCAGGAAAAGTGCTCTTGCCCACACCTGCTGTAGAGCCTCTTTGTGTCACCCCAACTGCTGGTAGCTTCGAACAAACACCTACTCAGCCCATTATATCAGATCTCGGTCTAGCTTCACCCTCTTCTTCCACTGCCACCCAGGCCGGTCCTGCCTCCAGCTTGGCACACATCCCTGTCTCTCTGGAGCTTTCCTCTGGCACACAGACTCAGCAGTTTGTCCAGCCTGCTGTGCCAGCACAGGACCCGAGTGTGGCCATCCTTTCGGTGCCTGCGCAAACAGCCAACGCGCAGGTCCCGAGTCAGCAGGGCTACACCACGATTTGGGACCCCAACACACAGCAGGCCGTCACAGTGCAGACGCAGCCCACCCAGCAGTATTCTACCACGGCACAGCCACAGACTGCAATCTACTATCAGGGCCAGCCATGCCAGACCATCTATAGCATTCCTGCAGGCTACCCACAAACCAGCACCCCTGTCATACAG